The Magnolia sinica isolate HGM2019 chromosome 11, MsV1, whole genome shotgun sequence DNA window TTTTGGGGGGATTCTTTTCAGAGATGTTGGAGCAATTGCTGATATTTACGCGGGGTGGTTTGATCCTTTGGACATGCAAGGCGCTCGGAAATGCCCTTAAAGGGTCCCCGATCGACACCTTGATCCGGTCCTGCCTCTTGGAGGAGCGATCCGGCAACACTTCGTACAATTACGACGCCCCCGGTGCTGCGTACACTCTCAAATGGACCTTCCACAACAATCTCGGTCTCATCTTCGTCGCCGTTTATCAAAGGATACTCCATCTCCTCTATGTCGACGATCTTCTCTCCATGGTGAAGCATGAGTTTTCACAGATCTACGATCCGAAGCGTACGGCTTATGATGATTTCGATGACGTCTTCCGGCAGTTGCAGAAGGAGGCAGAGGCTAGGGCGGAAGAGATGAGGAAGTCAAAGCAGGCGGCAAGGCCCGTGAAGCAGATCGCAGTCAAGAAGGCCGGATCACAGGGCGGTGTGAAGCAAAAGAGCAGTGGTGGATCCGGCAAGGACGGCTCAGATGACGATTCAGCAAAGGGCCATGGATTAGAGAATGGTAATTATTCTAACGGACATGAAGCCAGGATCAAAGGATCTCGTGCGGCTGATGTTGTTAAGAGTAAAGAGAATGGTAGCTCAGAGGTCGGGGCTTTTGATGTAAGTAAGCTTCAGAAGTTGCGGTCGAAAGCGGGGAAGAAAACAGATACAACAGTTAGTAAGGCTCCCGCCAAGGTGGAGCCAAAGAAAAAGCTAACAAAGAAAAATAGAGTTTGGGATGATTCGCCACAAGAGTCGAAACTGGATTTTACAGATCCTGTAGATGAGAAAGGAGATGAGAATGTAGCAATTGTGGCAGCTGATCAAGGAGAAAGCATGATGGATAGGGAAGAGGTCATTAGCAGTGAAAGTGAGAGCGATGAAGAGGAGGAAGTGGAGAAGAACACCAAGCCTGATGCAAAGAAGAAAGGATGGTTCTCATCGATGTTCCAGAGGTAAATAAATTCCTCCCATGGAACTTTTTGCATACATTCATTCAAAGTTTACTGCCTTGTCACCTGACTTGCAGAATTTCTGAAATGCTGGTACCTTTGGGTCTGTGATTGggagaaaaattttcaatggtagaatttgaGGTGCCAAAACTAACTGAAT harbors:
- the LOC131218545 gene encoding uncharacterized protein LOC131218545, with translation MLEQLLIFTRGGLILWTCKALGNALKGSPIDTLIRSCLLEERSGNTSYNYDAPGAAYTLKWTFHNNLGLIFVAVYQRILHLLYVDDLLSMVKHEFSQIYDPKRTAYDDFDDVFRQLQKEAEARAEEMRKSKQAARPVKQIAVKKAGSQGGVKQKSSGGSGKDGSDDDSAKGHGLENGNYSNGHEARIKGSRAADVVKSKENGSSEVGAFDVSKLQKLRSKAGKKTDTTVSKAPAKVEPKKKLTKKNRVWDDSPQESKLDFTDPVDEKGDENVAIVAADQGESMMDREEVISSESESDEEEEVEKNTKPDAKKKGWFSSMFQSIAGNAILEKSDLEPALKALKDRLMTKNVAEEIAEKLCESVAASLEGKKLGSFTRISSTVQTAMEEALLRILTPRRSIDILRDVHAAKEQGKPYVVVFVGVNGVGKSTNLAKVAYWLLQHNISVMMAACDTFRSGAVEQLRTHARRLQIPIFEKGYEKDPAIVAKEAIQEATRNKSDVVLVDTAGRMQDNEPLMRALSKLIYMNNPDLVLFVGEALVGNDAVDQLSKFDQKLADLSNSPNARLIDGILLTKFDTIDDKVGAALSMVYISGAPVMFVGCGQSYTDLKKLNVKSIVKTLLK